One Dokdonia sp. Dokd-P16 genomic window carries:
- a CDS encoding 2Fe-2S iron-sulfur cluster-binding protein, which produces MTDIKITITDRDGVAHEIDAPTDMNMNLMEVVRSYELAPEGTIGICGGMAMCASCQCYVESDHVLPEMSDDEQAMLAEAFHVEDNSRLGCQLHIHPEMDGLRVTLAPEE; this is translated from the coding sequence ATGACAGATATTAAAATTACAATCACAGATCGCGATGGCGTAGCTCACGAGATTGATGCTCCTACAGATATGAATATGAACTTAATGGAGGTTGTGCGCTCTTATGAGCTCGCTCCAGAAGGTACCATAGGTATTTGTGGCGGTATGGCAATGTGTGCTTCTTGCCAGTGTTATGTTGAGAGTGATCACGTCTTGCCAGAGATGAGTGATGACGAGCAAGCAATGCTTGCAGAAGCCTTTCATGTAGAAGATAATAGCCGTTTAGGTTGCCAGCTTCATATACATCCTGAAATGGATGGATTACGAGTAACACTTGCGCCAGAAGAGTAG
- a CDS encoding NAD(P)/FAD-dependent oxidoreductase, whose amino-acid sequence MIKTDILIIGAGPTGLFTVFEAGLLKLKCHLIDALPQPGGQCSEIYPKKPIYDIPAFPEVLAGDLVDNLMKQIEPFQPGFTLGERAQTIDKQEDGSFIVTTNKGTKHHAPVVAIAGGLGSFEPRKPPIPNIASYEDIGVEYIIRDPELYRDKKVIIAGGGDSALDWSIFLADVASEVTLVHRRNEFRGALDSVEKVQELKNQGRIKLITPAEVVDVLGDAHVSGVTIKQGEDTFNEPCDHFIPLFGLAPKLGPIGDWGLEIEKNAIKVDNSLDYQTNIPGIYAIGDVNTYPGKLKLILCGFHEATLMCQSAYQRIFPDKRYVMKYTTVGGVTGFDGTKKEAPKAVVKAID is encoded by the coding sequence ATGATTAAAACAGATATACTCATTATAGGTGCTGGTCCTACAGGGCTTTTTACCGTTTTTGAAGCAGGATTATTAAAGTTAAAATGTCATCTTATTGACGCACTTCCTCAACCAGGAGGGCAGTGTTCTGAGATTTATCCTAAGAAGCCTATTTATGATATCCCTGCATTTCCAGAAGTGCTTGCAGGAGATCTTGTAGATAATTTAATGAAGCAAATAGAGCCTTTCCAGCCTGGATTTACATTAGGTGAGCGTGCTCAAACTATAGATAAACAAGAGGATGGCAGCTTTATAGTAACCACAAATAAAGGAACAAAACACCACGCACCTGTAGTTGCAATTGCAGGAGGTTTAGGGAGTTTTGAGCCTCGTAAACCACCTATACCTAATATTGCGAGTTACGAAGATATCGGGGTAGAGTATATTATACGAGATCCTGAGTTGTACCGTGATAAGAAAGTGATTATTGCTGGTGGTGGAGATAGTGCCTTGGATTGGAGTATTTTTCTAGCAGATGTTGCTAGTGAGGTTACACTAGTGCACCGTCGTAATGAATTCCGTGGTGCTCTTGATAGTGTGGAGAAAGTTCAAGAACTCAAAAATCAAGGACGCATTAAATTAATCACTCCTGCAGAGGTAGTTGATGTACTAGGGGATGCGCATGTAAGCGGAGTGACTATTAAGCAAGGTGAAGATACTTTTAATGAGCCTTGTGATCACTTTATACCGCTTTTTGGACTTGCACCAAAATTAGGTCCTATAGGAGACTGGGGACTAGAGATTGAGAAAAATGCTATTAAAGTGGATAATAGTTTAGATTATCAAACGAACATCCCAGGTATTTATGCAATAGGAGATGTAAATACGTATCCTGGTAAATTGAAGTTAATTCTTTGTGGTTTTCACGAAGCGACGTTAATGTGTCAGAGTGCCTACCAGCGCATCTTTCCAGATAAGCGTTATGTAATGAAATATACAACTGTAGGTGGAGTAACAGGCTTTGATGGAACAAAGAAAGAAGCTCCTAAAGCTGTAGTTAAAGCAATAGACTAG
- a CDS encoding NifU family protein — protein sequence MTGAELTQKVEDALEEIRPFLQSDGGDITLLGIENDTIVRVQLQGACVGCSVNQMTLKSGVEMTIKKFAPQIEEVINVKA from the coding sequence ATGACCGGAGCAGAGTTAACCCAGAAAGTAGAAGATGCACTAGAAGAAATTCGTCCATTTTTACAGAGTGATGGTGGAGATATTACCCTTTTAGGTATAGAAAACGATACAATTGTACGTGTTCAATTGCAAGGAGCTTGCGTAGGATGCTCTGTAAATCAAATGACACTTAAAAGTGGTGTGGAGATGACTATTAAAAAATTTGCTCCACAGATAGAAGAAGTTATTAATGTTAAGGCGTAA
- a CDS encoding Mrp/NBP35 family ATP-binding protein, giving the protein MKLQKNDILEALKTITAPGAGENMVDSGAVTNVLTFGDEVIVDITINNPTLQARKKTEVDIMKTIHDKVFAKAQVKVNVKVNAPAKDESNEIKGKDIPGIKNIVAIASGKGGVGKSTVTSNIAVTLAKMGFKVGILDADIYGPSVPIMFDVANERPLSVTVDGKSKMKPVESYGVKVLSIGFFTKPDQAVIWRGPMAAKALNQMIFDAAWGELDFLLLDLPPGTGDIHLSIMQSLPITGAVVVSTPQNVALADAKKGVAMFQQESINVPVLGIVENMAYFTPDELPDNKYYIFGKEGAKHLAEDLGVRLLGEIPLVQSIREAGDIGRPAALQANTPTMLAFDELTKNVVEETVRRNKNLPATEAIKITTMAGCSAVKN; this is encoded by the coding sequence ATGAAACTACAAAAAAACGATATTCTTGAGGCTTTAAAAACCATAACAGCTCCAGGTGCTGGAGAAAATATGGTAGATAGTGGTGCTGTTACAAACGTACTTACATTTGGTGATGAGGTGATAGTAGATATTACTATCAATAACCCAACACTACAAGCACGTAAAAAAACAGAGGTTGATATTATGAAAACCATACACGATAAGGTGTTTGCAAAAGCACAAGTGAAGGTTAATGTAAAAGTCAACGCACCAGCCAAAGATGAAAGTAACGAGATAAAAGGAAAGGATATTCCTGGTATTAAAAATATTGTAGCTATTGCTTCTGGAAAAGGAGGTGTAGGTAAATCTACAGTAACATCAAATATTGCAGTAACACTTGCAAAGATGGGATTCAAAGTAGGAATTCTAGATGCAGATATTTACGGTCCTTCTGTCCCTATTATGTTTGACGTAGCAAACGAGAGACCACTTTCTGTTACTGTAGATGGGAAGTCAAAAATGAAGCCTGTAGAGAGCTACGGAGTAAAAGTACTTTCAATTGGATTTTTTACTAAGCCAGATCAAGCAGTTATCTGGAGAGGACCTATGGCGGCAAAAGCTTTAAATCAAATGATTTTTGATGCTGCTTGGGGAGAACTAGATTTCTTACTGCTAGACCTTCCTCCAGGAACTGGAGATATACACTTGAGTATTATGCAATCACTACCTATCACAGGTGCTGTTGTTGTAAGTACACCACAAAATGTGGCACTTGCAGATGCAAAGAAAGGTGTAGCGATGTTTCAACAAGAGAGTATTAATGTGCCAGTACTTGGTATCGTAGAGAACATGGCTTATTTCACACCAGATGAGTTGCCAGACAATAAATACTACATCTTTGGAAAAGAAGGAGCAAAACACCTTGCCGAAGATTTAGGAGTGCGCTTACTAGGAGAGATACCACTAGTACAAAGTATACGTGAAGCGGGAGATATAGGTCGTCCAGCTGCATTACAAGCAAATACGCCTACAATGCTAGCCTTTGACGAGCTTACTAAAAATGTAGTTGAAGAAACGGTAAGACGTAATAAAAACTTACCTGCAACAGAGGCTATAAAGATTACTACCATGGCAGGTTGTTCTGCTGTAAAGAATTAA
- a CDS encoding MGMT family protein yields MNYAPKTENFFTKVYAVAAQIPYGRVTSYGAIAKYLGAARSSRMVGWAMNGAHTHSEVPAHRVVNRVGLLTGKHHFPQTNLMQQLLENEGVEVVDDKIVAFKKHFWDPSMELSQDL; encoded by the coding sequence ATGAATTACGCCCCAAAAACCGAAAACTTTTTTACAAAGGTCTATGCTGTCGCAGCCCAGATACCTTATGGCCGTGTAACCAGTTATGGAGCCATCGCAAAGTATCTAGGGGCAGCGAGAAGTAGCCGCATGGTAGGATGGGCAATGAATGGGGCACACACGCATAGTGAAGTTCCTGCCCATAGAGTTGTAAATCGTGTGGGATTACTCACTGGTAAGCATCACTTTCCGCAAACTAACCTCATGCAGCAGCTGCTGGAAAATGAAGGAGTAGAAGTGGTAGATGATAAAATTGTAGCTTTTAAAAAACACTTTTGGGATCCTAGTATGGAGTTGTCTCAAGACTTATGA
- a CDS encoding LysE family translocator — MEITKLFLITFFAALAGVIPPGLINMSVAKTCVERGRNNGLLVAIGASFIVIIQALIAVLLAKYIFGNPFVQNMLLRTGLVIFLIMAVFFFMKAKRGKVPKVKLSKNRGLKSLGKGMMISALNILPIPYFCALGAALNVSGKVEYDIVAIAFFVLAAALGTFTALYFYVIFFARIQNRATTFTKYSNYFMACLMVILMIITLVRTIYFE; from the coding sequence TTGGAGATAACAAAACTCTTCTTAATCACATTCTTTGCTGCTTTAGCAGGAGTTATCCCTCCTGGTCTAATCAATATGTCGGTTGCAAAAACTTGCGTAGAGCGTGGTCGTAATAATGGATTGCTGGTCGCTATTGGTGCTTCATTTATTGTAATCATACAAGCACTTATTGCGGTATTACTGGCCAAATATATTTTTGGCAATCCATTTGTACAGAACATGTTATTAAGAACAGGACTTGTAATCTTCTTGATTATGGCAGTGTTCTTTTTTATGAAAGCAAAGCGCGGAAAAGTTCCTAAAGTCAAGCTTTCTAAAAACAGAGGACTTAAGAGTCTTGGTAAAGGGATGATGATTTCGGCGCTTAATATTTTACCTATACCATATTTCTGTGCACTAGGAGCTGCATTAAATGTGAGTGGTAAGGTAGAATATGATATTGTTGCTATTGCCTTTTTTGTGCTAGCAGCAGCATTGGGCACCTTTACAGCATTATATTTTTATGTGATATTTTTTGCTAGAATTCAAAATAGGGCAACTACGTTTACAAAGTATTCTAATTATTTTATGGCGTGTCTCATGGTGATACTCATGATCATTACACTGGTAAGAACCATATACTTCGAATGA
- the trmB gene encoding tRNA (guanosine(46)-N7)-methyltransferase TrmB, with amino-acid sequence MGSKNKLKRFRENETFSNVVQPTREELVDGTFPLKGKWNKDFFKNDNPIVVELGCGKGEYSVGLAQSYPDKNFVGIDIKGARFWRGAKTAIEDNLTNVGFMRTQIELIEHAFAKAEIDEIWITFPDPQIKYKRTKHRMTNTEFLQKYKRVLKPDGCVNLKTDSEFMHGYTLGLLHGEGHEILEANHNVYKNEYSPKEVVGIQTFYEKQYLEQGKPITYIKFRVK; translated from the coding sequence GTGGGAAGTAAAAATAAGCTTAAGCGTTTTAGAGAAAATGAGACTTTTTCAAATGTAGTACAACCTACGAGAGAAGAACTCGTAGATGGTACATTCCCATTAAAGGGTAAATGGAATAAGGACTTTTTTAAGAATGATAACCCTATTGTGGTCGAGCTAGGCTGTGGTAAGGGGGAATATTCTGTGGGTCTTGCACAATCATATCCAGATAAAAACTTTGTAGGTATTGACATCAAAGGTGCCCGTTTTTGGAGAGGAGCAAAAACCGCTATCGAAGATAACTTGACTAACGTAGGTTTTATGCGTACGCAAATTGAGTTGATAGAGCACGCTTTCGCGAAAGCGGAAATAGATGAAATATGGATTACTTTTCCAGATCCTCAAATTAAGTACAAGCGTACAAAACACAGAATGACTAATACGGAGTTTCTCCAAAAGTATAAGCGTGTGCTTAAACCAGATGGGTGTGTAAACTTAAAAACAGACTCTGAGTTTATGCATGGATATACCCTAGGACTACTTCACGGTGAAGGTCACGAGATTTTAGAGGCAAATCATAATGTATACAAGAATGAATATTCTCCTAAGGAAGTGGTAGGTATTCAAACTTTTTACGAAAAACAATATCTAGAACAAGGAAAACCAATTACTTATATTAAATTTAGAGTTAAGTAA
- a CDS encoding sensor histidine kinase, whose product MAAGDKQSYSFSLITASYISIVFAILIVMLELFRDGEPSWKAPVVGVGLCFVISFLIIHYRTQFFIIRGVKEIYDNIKLLEDVSFTPDNITTDMASLSEEVERYAKRKKIEISSLRIQDEYRRDFLGNVAHELKTPLFTVQGYILTLLDGAMNDKAVRKKYLERADKGVERLIYLVNDLDMITKLEVGDLNINYEYFDIIELVGSTFEMLEMKAAKRNITLAFDAPYDEGVMVNADKERIQQLLTNLIENSIKYGKENGTTEVSVQDLIQNKVLVRITDNGEGVESVHIPRLFERFYRVDKSGNRKVGGSGLGLSIVKHIIEAHEERVYVESEFGVGSEFSFTIEKAEELS is encoded by the coding sequence ATGGCCGCAGGAGATAAGCAGTCTTACTCATTCTCTCTTATTACAGCGAGTTACATATCGATAGTATTTGCGATACTAATTGTAATGCTTGAGTTATTCCGTGATGGCGAGCCATCTTGGAAGGCTCCAGTAGTTGGTGTTGGGCTATGCTTTGTGATTTCTTTTTTAATCATCCATTATAGAACGCAGTTTTTTATTATCAGGGGAGTAAAGGAGATTTATGATAACATAAAACTTCTTGAGGACGTAAGCTTTACACCGGATAATATAACTACAGACATGGCTTCCTTATCTGAGGAGGTAGAACGTTATGCAAAACGTAAGAAAATCGAAATATCATCGCTACGTATCCAAGATGAATATAGACGAGATTTTCTAGGAAACGTGGCGCACGAATTAAAAACTCCACTTTTTACAGTACAGGGTTACATTCTTACATTATTAGATGGAGCAATGAATGATAAAGCTGTACGTAAAAAGTATCTTGAACGGGCAGATAAAGGAGTGGAGCGGCTCATATATCTAGTAAATGATCTAGATATGATTACAAAGCTTGAAGTGGGCGATCTCAACATTAATTACGAGTATTTTGATATTATTGAGTTAGTAGGCAGCACTTTTGAAATGCTAGAAATGAAGGCTGCAAAGAGAAATATCACACTTGCTTTTGATGCGCCTTATGATGAGGGTGTGATGGTCAATGCAGATAAGGAGCGCATACAGCAGTTACTTACTAATCTTATAGAGAACTCCATTAAGTACGGTAAAGAAAACGGAACGACAGAAGTAAGTGTACAAGACTTAATCCAGAATAAAGTCCTCGTGCGTATTACAGATAATGGAGAAGGTGTGGAAAGTGTACATATACCTAGGCTTTTTGAGCGTTTTTATCGTGTAGATAAATCTGGTAACCGTAAGGTGGGTGGATCAGGATTAGGCCTCTCTATTGTCAAGCACATCATTGAAGCGCATGAAGAAAGAGTGTATGTTGAAAGCGAATTTGGAGTGGGTTCTGAGTTCTCCTTCACCATTGAAAAGGCCGAAGAATTGAGTTAA